A genomic segment from Hippoglossus stenolepis isolate QCI-W04-F060 chromosome 3, HSTE1.2, whole genome shotgun sequence encodes:
- the LOC118105233 gene encoding small vasohibin-binding protein — translation MEPACRKDKPKLNMTPTRGDRARQKSAQQELKQRQRAEIYALNKVMTELEQQQFEAFCKQMQSQGE, via the exons ATGGAGCCCGCCTGCCGCAAGGACAAGCCAAAGCTGAACATGACCCCGACCAGAGGAGACCGAGCCAGGCAGAAGTCTGCACAGCAAGAGctcaaacagagacagagagcagag ATCTATGCCTTGAACAAGGTGATGACAGagttggagcagcagcagttcgAGGCCTTCTGCAAACAGATGCAGTCACAGGGAGAATAG